The Streptomyces sp. NBC_00162 genome window below encodes:
- a CDS encoding response regulator: MTIRVLIVDDQMMVREGFSVLLNAMEGIEVVGEAVDGREAIAQVAALRPDVVLMDIRMPQMNGLEATREIVAADTDAKVLVLTTFDLDEYVYQALRAGASGFLLKDASARQLADGVRVVAAGEALLAPSVTKRLIAEFSKLAETPRVADPAGVGELTEREKEVLVLIAQGLSNGEIAGRLIVAESTIKTHVSRILVKLGLRDRTQAAVFAYETRLVTPS, encoded by the coding sequence ATGACGATCAGGGTGCTGATCGTCGACGACCAGATGATGGTGCGGGAGGGGTTCTCCGTCCTGCTGAACGCGATGGAGGGCATCGAGGTCGTCGGCGAGGCCGTCGACGGCCGTGAGGCCATCGCGCAGGTGGCGGCGCTCCGTCCGGATGTGGTGCTGATGGACATCCGGATGCCGCAGATGAACGGGCTGGAGGCGACGCGGGAGATCGTGGCGGCCGACACGGACGCGAAGGTGCTGGTCCTGACGACCTTCGACCTCGACGAGTACGTGTACCAGGCGCTGCGGGCCGGGGCCTCCGGGTTCCTGCTCAAGGACGCGTCGGCCCGTCAGCTGGCCGACGGCGTAAGGGTGGTGGCTGCCGGGGAGGCGCTGCTGGCACCGTCGGTGACCAAGCGGCTCATCGCGGAGTTCTCGAAGCTCGCCGAGACCCCGAGGGTCGCGGATCCGGCGGGGGTGGGCGAGTTGACGGAACGGGAGAAGGAAGTGCTGGTGCTGATCGCGCAGGGTCTGTCCAACGGGGAGATAGCCGGCCGGCTGATCGTCGCGGAGTCCACGATCAAGACCCACGTGAGCCGGATCCTGGTGAAGCTGGGCCTGCGGGACCGCACCCAGGCGGCGGTGTTCGCCTACGAGACCCGGCTGGTGACTCCGTCGTAG